A single window of Qipengyuania sediminis DNA harbors:
- the gltX gene encoding glutamate--tRNA ligase, giving the protein MASETGTGAAAPVVTRFAPSPTGYLHIGGARTALFNWLFSRHHGGKALLRIEDTDRKRSTQDAIDKIIDGLAWLGLDYDAPPLFQSDRAARHAEVAQQLLAKGHAYRCFATPEELEAMRAEQRARKLPQRYDRRWRDRAESEAPAGAPSVIRLKVPEAGETSIEDAVQGRVTVQNAEIDDYVLLRADGTPTYMLAVVVDDHDMGVTHVIRGDDHLNNAFRQLPIIKAMGWPEPVYAHIPLIHGTDGAKLSKRHGAVGVEAYRDDEGVLPEALFNYLLRLGWGHGDREEITREEAIALFDLAGVGKSPSRFDFKKLQNLNGHYIREADDARLAALVAERLGTGADLALLTCAMPVLKPRARDLNELAEGARFLFAKRPLALDDKARGLLGNEERGLLAAIAAALRAERSWDAEALEARIKALAEQLGLGLGKLAQPMRAALTGTTTSPGIFDVLVLLGRDEALARIEDHAAQPATTS; this is encoded by the coding sequence ATGGCAAGCGAAACCGGGACAGGGGCCGCAGCGCCCGTCGTGACCCGCTTTGCGCCCTCGCCAACCGGCTATCTTCACATCGGCGGCGCGCGCACCGCGCTTTTCAACTGGCTGTTCTCGCGCCACCACGGCGGCAAGGCGCTGCTCCGGATCGAAGATACCGATCGCAAGCGCTCCACGCAGGATGCGATCGACAAGATCATCGACGGCCTCGCCTGGCTGGGCCTCGATTACGACGCACCCCCCCTGTTCCAATCGGACCGCGCCGCCCGCCATGCGGAAGTCGCGCAGCAGCTGCTCGCCAAGGGGCACGCCTATCGCTGTTTCGCCACGCCCGAAGAGCTCGAGGCGATGCGGGCGGAGCAGCGCGCGCGCAAGCTGCCGCAACGCTACGATCGCCGCTGGCGTGATCGCGCCGAGAGCGAGGCCCCCGCGGGCGCCCCTTCGGTCATCCGCCTGAAGGTGCCCGAAGCTGGTGAAACCAGCATCGAAGACGCGGTCCAGGGCCGCGTCACTGTCCAGAACGCCGAGATCGACGATTACGTCCTGCTCCGCGCCGACGGCACGCCGACCTACATGCTGGCCGTGGTTGTGGACGATCACGACATGGGCGTGACTCATGTGATCCGGGGCGACGATCACCTCAACAACGCCTTCCGTCAGCTGCCGATCATCAAGGCGATGGGCTGGCCGGAGCCGGTCTATGCCCATATCCCGCTGATCCACGGGACCGACGGGGCGAAGCTTTCCAAACGGCACGGCGCGGTGGGGGTCGAAGCCTATCGCGACGACGAAGGGGTGTTGCCCGAAGCGCTCTTCAACTATCTGCTGCGGCTGGGCTGGGGGCACGGCGACCGCGAAGAGATCACGCGCGAGGAAGCTATCGCGCTGTTCGATCTCGCCGGCGTCGGCAAGAGCCCTTCGCGCTTCGATTTCAAGAAGCTGCAAAATCTCAACGGCCACTATATCCGGGAGGCGGATGATGCGCGGCTGGCGGCGCTCGTTGCCGAGCGGCTGGGGACGGGTGCGGACCTTGCGCTGCTCACGTGCGCCATGCCGGTGCTGAAGCCGCGTGCGCGTGACTTGAACGAGCTTGCTGAAGGCGCACGCTTCCTTTTTGCCAAGCGGCCGCTTGCCCTCGACGACAAGGCGCGCGGGCTGCTTGGCAACGAGGAGCGCGGCCTCCTCGCCGCGATCGCGGCGGCGCTGCGGGCGGAACGCAGCTGGGACGCCGAAGCGCTCGAAGCGCGCATAAAGGCGCTTGCCGAGCAGCTCGGCCTCGGCCTCGGCAAGCTTGCTCAGCCGATGCGGGCCGCGCTGACCGGCACCACAACCTCGCCGGGCATTTTCGATGTGCTGGTGTTGCTGGGGCGCGATGAAGCGCTTGCCCGCATCGAAGACCACGCCGCCCAGCCCGCCACCACTTCGTGA